Below is a genomic region from Nitrospinota bacterium.
TGGTTTTCTTAAATTAACAGTAAACTTGAAATTAACATTTTAAGGTCCCAAAAATAGTTTTTCAGCAACCTGTTAGGGTGACTTTTACAAATTGATAACTTTGCCTATAACCAGTGCTAACCCATTTTTAACAGGAGGTGGCGATACTCTTAGTTGAATTTTCGAAACCTCTTTAAAAGGCGCCACCGGCAAACTAAAAACTAAAGCTGACGTTCTTCATAACAACTCTCCACGAAAAATAGTCACTGCCTGTCCCTCAAGAAGAGCACGGTCCCCGTTCAAGGAAACCCGCACAAAACCGCCCCTGGTGGAAGCCTGGTACCCAAACAATTTCTGTTTGCCAAGCTGATCTGCCCAATAGGGCCCTAAACTACAATGCGCCGATCCGGTCACCGGGTCTTCATCAATTCCCGCCCCAGGCGCGAAAAACCGGGAGACAAAATCATATTTTTCTGAAGCCGACCGACTGGTCACAATGACTCCCCTGACCGGAAAAGCTTTGAGCGCCTTTAAATCCGGTTTCAAGGTGCAAACCATAGATTCGGATGCCACCTCAACCAGATAATCTGTTCCATCCCAGCCGGTGAATTTTGCGTTCACACCCAACGCCGCCATCAAGCCTTCAGGAGGCGGAATGTTTTCAACCGTATTTGCGGGAAAATCCAATTCGATCCATTGACCCCGGCGGTGCGCCGTCAGGAGTCCACTGCGGGTATTGAAATGAGCGGGTTGATCCGTTTGCAGGACACTCTCTTCCCATAGCGCATGGGCGCTGGCCAGCGTCGCATGGCCGCAAAGATCCACCTCCGTCGTTGGCGTGAACCAGCGCAAATCAAAAGCGTTGGGTTTTGGAACGATAAAAGCGGTTTCCGATAGATTCATCTCTCTGGCAATATTTTGCATCCAGGCCGCATCTCCAGGCGTATCTAAAATACAAACGGCAGCGGGATTGCCTTTAAAAGGTTCCGAGGTAAAAGCGTCGATCTGAATTATTTTTATTCCCACAATTTTGCACCCATAAAGCCAATGCTAATACCAACCGGCAAAAACACTTTTCCTGGCCAGCAGGATTATAACCTGAATAAAAAAAAGCCCCTTGGGAATTACCCAAGGGGCCTAATGATTAACCCTGAATCACTACTTTGCTTAACAGTCGTAGTACAAATGGAATTCCAAAGGATGCGGACGCAGTCTCATCGGAGTGATCTCCTTTTCCCTTTTGTAATCGATCCACTGGTCGATCACATCCTGAGTGAAAACGTCACCTTTCAGGAGAAAGTCATGATCCTCTTCCAAAGCGGCCAACGCTTCATCCAGTGAATGGGGAAGGGTGGGCATTCCCGCCAGCTCTTCCGGCCCCAAAGCATAGATATCCTTGTCCAGCGGTTCACCGGGGTCGATTTTATTTTCAATGCCGTCCAATCCCGCCATCAGCATGGCCGCAAAGGCCAGATACCCGTTGCAGGAAGGGTCCGGAAAGCGAACCTCAACACGCTTGGCCTTCGGGCTTGGGGAATACATGGGAATGCGGCAGGCCGCGCTCCGGTTGCGACTGGAATAAGCCAGGTTCACGGGAGCTTCAAACCCAGGCACCAACCGTTTGTAAGAATTGATGGTTGGCCCTGTAATAGCACAAATGGCGCGTGCATGTTTCAGGATGCCGCCAATATAGTGGAGACCCAATTCACTGAAACCGGCATAACCGTTGCCTGCAAAAAGCGGCTTGCCATCTTTCCATACACTCTGATGGACGTGCATGCCCGATCCATTATCACCATACAGAGGCTTTGGCATGAAGGTTGCCGTTTTACCGTGTCTTTTAGCAACATTCTTGACAATGTATTTATACCATTGCAGATTGTCCGCGGTCTTGACCAGAGATGAAAACTTCATGGCGAGTTCGTTCTGTCCGCCGGTGGCCACTTCATGATGGTGGCATTCCATACCCATCCCCACATCTTCCATCAACAGCATCATTTCAGAGCGCATATCCTGAAAGGTGTCTACAGGGGACACAGGGAAATAGCCTTCCTTATGACGCGGCTTGTGCCCCAGGTTGGGGCCATCATCGCTGCCCGTGTTCCAGGTCCCTTCTTCAGAGTCCACTTGATAAAACGAGTGGTTGGAAGCAAGGTCATAACGCACATCATCAAAAATAAAAAACTCCGCTTCCGGGCCGAAGTAAGCCGTATCGCCAATGCCCGTAGACTTCAGATACGCCTCGGCCTTTTGCGCGATATTCCTGGGATCTCGGGTATATTTTTCTTTGGTTATCGGGTCAACGATGTTGCAAAGCATACTGATTGTAGGAATTTCCATGAAGGGGTCCATGACCGCCGTTGTGGAGTCAGGGATGACGAGCATGTCGCTGGCATTGATCGCCTGCCATCCACGCACACTGGAACCGTCAAACCCCAGCCCTTCTTCAAACAGATGTTCCTCCAATTCACTGATAGGAACCGAAAAGTGCTGCCACGTGCCCAAAAGGTCTATGAACTTCATGTCCACAATTCGGGCATCATTTTTTTTTGCCAAATCAACCGCTTCCTTCGGGGTCATCGAACGCTCCTGTTACAAAATAGTTTTATAAAAACCAATTCATTCATCATCGGCAAAAATCTCCCCCGGCCTCTCCCTCATTGGGGTTCGTAATACGAAACCGGTTCAGACTGATTGGGGTATATATTTAGGGTGCAAAGGAAAATACCGTATTTTTCCACTGACGGCAAGAGTTGCTTTTAAATCGCCTCTTCGCCCCTCTCACCAGTGCGAATACGGATGGTATCCACCAGGTCGGTAACAAAGATCTTGCCGTCGCCAATTCTTCCCGTTTGGGCCGCAGACATAATAGTATTGATTACATCTTCCACCTGACCATCGCTGATGATGATCTCCAACTTGATTTTGGGAAGAAAATCAACGACATATTCCGCGCCCCGGTACAATTCGGTGTGCCCTTTTTGGCGGCCAAATCCCTTCACTTCGCTGACCGTGATGCCTTTGACCCCGATCTCATTTAATTTATCTTTCACTTCGTCCAATTTGAACGGCTTGATAATCGCCTCAACCTTCTTCATAAATTTTATCCCCTTTTTTACACCCCAGATTCGAATATCCGGCCTGGGCTATACAATTCCCATGCCCCTTTTAAACGCGCCCAACACTCCAATGGGTTACCAGAGCACGCTGAATTGCTCGAATAATTTTTTTATCACCTGACTTTATAGCCCATGAAGATATTTGGTTCACAGGCAATTATTCCCCTAATAAAATGACATTCAATTCTCATGCCAACAAAAAGGAAAGTCATAGAGTCAGGGGGGGAACTCTAAGTAACTAATTTCCAAAGGGTTTAAAAATAATTAAAACTATACCCCATTGACCGAGCAATTTCAATTGCTAGAATTGCCCGGTTTTTAATCAATTACTCGAAAAAAATGATACAAAATGAGGCTTTTCCCGGATCAACTAATCACAATCCAGAGTTAACTGATTCAGGCCATTTTCCAGTTCCATCTGTTTTTCCTGAAGGGAGTCTTCGACAATTTGGCGGGTGAGGTGCATGGGGTTGCCAACATTCACGGCGCAGCGGGTAAAAGGCAGAGGCAGGATAAACCGGTCCCAACTGTTTAAAACTAATTTGTGTTTGCCCGAAAAAGTCAAGGGAACCACCGGGGTTTCAGTCATACCGGCTATTTGCAAAATCCCCGGTTGCACCTTGCAACGGGGTCCGCGCGACCCGTCGGCAATGATGGCAATCCTTCCCTCCCGCCTCAGCACCTTGATCAGGGATCGGGCAGACGGAACCGCCTTTTTAAAGGAAGACCCGCGAATGACCGCATACCCCATCAACTGGGCAAGACGGGCTAAAATATCTCCATCCTGGCTGGGGCTGATCAACAGGTACAAATCGGGTATTTTACGAATATGATAAAAAATATAGAAAATCCGGCCATGCCACAGGGTAATGATAAACCGTCCGGAAAGCCGGCGGATATACGCTTCCCCCTCTGGATTTTTGTGGTGCAACCGCAGTGTGAGACACCAAATACGGAAAATGACAAATAAAAGGTAGGGAATCAAATAATTATTGAGAAATTTTTTCATGTCCTGAAGGCTCATCGAGGTATTGGCAAATACTTTCGGCCACTCGGTTCATCACCCCTGGTTCTCCGAGAGATTCGCGGATTTTTAACAGACGTGATCGCATAGCTTCCAACCGCTCAGGATTTTTAAGAAGTGCCATGGCTTCCTGTTTGATGTTTTCGGCAGTCGCCTGCCCTTGTATCAATTCTGGAACCACCTTTTCTCCGGCGACAATATTGACCAGCCCTATCATCTCCGTATCTATGAGGATTCTGGCCAAAAAGTAAGTGACGGGGTTGAGTTTATAAATGATCACCATGGGGCATCCCAATATTCCCGCTTCCAGAGTGGCGGACCCGGAGGCGATGATGAGAAAGTCGCAACAATTCATGACATCATAGGTTTTTCCCGTAACGAGACGAATGTTCAAGGGATTCCCTTTTAACTTCCGCTTAATGATTTCAGGATCAATGGAGTCCGCAATGGGAAGGACAAACTGACAGTTTCCCAATTCATTTTGAATTTTTTCCGCCGCCTCAAGCATGACATCCAACAGGGATTGGATTTCATTTTTCCGACTGCCCGGAAGCAAACCAATGATTTTTTGGCGGGAGTCCAAATTAAATTCTGCACAGGCATCCTCTGTGTCCATGGAAGGATGCACCTTGTCGGCAAAGGGGTGGCCTAAAAACTCGGCATCCACTCCCGCTTCCAGGTACATGCGCTCTTCAAATGGAAGCACCACAAACATTCGGCTGACCGTCTCACGAATTTGTTTGATCCGGCCTTTACGCCAGGCCCAGATTTGCGGACTGATAAAATAAAATACAGGAACCTTTGCCCGTTCACACAATTTTGCCAGCATGAGATTCAAGGTGGGATAATCAATGAGGATGGCGGCGTCATATTTCCCTGAAGATATTTCGGCGGCAAGCGTACGGTAAACTTTTATATAAAGCGGCAGTTCTCCGAGAATTTCTATGGCTCCGATCGCCCCCATTCTTTCGATATCGAAAAAAGTTTCCACACCTTCCGCACGCATCTTCTTACCGCCCACACCAAAAAACCGGCACTTGGGGTGAAAAGATTTTATGGCTTCCACCAAGTGGCTTCCATGCAGGTCACCGGAAGCTTCCCCGGCAACAATAAGGATACGCAATGATTTTTTGGGCATTTAATAATGTGGCTCTCAAAAAAATGACACTTTTTGGCTTTTGCAATCACCAACCTCTTATTCCAAGAAGTTGATTCATAGTTCAAGTCGAATTTTTTGAGGCGCCCTTATTCATGTTAAATGGAATTAAAAGAGAGCAAGAGCCGAACATCACACGCAAACCACGGACAATCCCGCCTGGTCGGCCATTTCCACAACTCTTGCCTGATCGACCAGCATCACTCGTTCCGCCTCCAGCGCCAGAACCCTGGCTCCGCCCTTGACAAGTCCCTCAATGGTTTGAGGCCCCACTCCCGGACTGTCGAAACGGTAATCCTGATCGGTTCGGCTGACCTTGATGGCAACAGCGTTTCCCCTGGCCAGGGCACATCCTCTTTCAATGGCACGATCCGTTCCCTCAATCGCTTCCACAGCGATGACCGTTTTATTGCAAACGATCAGGGTTTGTCCAATTTCCATATCCGCCAGTTTTTTTGCAATCGGCAACCCAAACTCGATATCCTCTATTTCGCTTTTGGAGGGTTGACGACGGGATAAGACTCCTTGAGGAGGAAAAATTTCTCTTAAGAACTCACGTTGATCCAAAACCTGGAATCCTTCTTTCTCCATTTCTTCGATCACCCCAAGCATGAGGGTTTTGTCTTCCTTGTTCTTCAGGTTTTTCAGGAATTTTAGCGTCCGCATGTCAAACATCTGGAGACGAAAAATAACGCTCTTGTCCACTTTTCCGAGGATCATAACTTCCCGGATGTTTTCGTCTTTCAGGGTTTTAAATATCTTTGAGGTTTTGCCGACTCCTATGGAATAGGACTTCTCGGCAAAGGGGGCCAGTCGGGTATGGATTTCATCTGTAAACCCAATGGATACGATACGGACACCATTTTTCGATGCCTTACGCGCAAAATAGATGGGGATCTCACCCGCACCGGCAATGAGGCCAATCCGGGAAGGTTGGGTTTCGTTCATGCACCAGGGGTGTTTCCAAGCTGGTTGTACTTAGAAAGAATGTTCAAGGCAATCTCCAAAGAGTACAGTTCATTATCGACGGCTACTTTTCGCGGACTTCCGTTTTTAGCGCAGTCGATGAAATGCTGAAGCTCCAGCTTGAGAGGATTTTCCTTGTGAACAAAAATGCGTTCCACCAGGGACTCCTGTTTGTACATGAGGGACCCTTTACTGAGTTTATGCTCGGAAGAAGACTGTCGATGAATATATATTTCCTGATCGGTGTAGTCCAAAAGAACATAGGAATCTTTCTGGGTGACGGAAAGGGTTCTTTCTTTATTTTGTGAAGCGCGGCTCGCGACAATGTTGGCAATGCAACCATTTTCGAATCCCAGTTGCACACTTACAAGATCATCTTTCCTGGAAAACACGGAAGTTCCAAGCACATGGATATTCACAACTTTGGACTTGATTAGATTCAGGACAATATCGATATCATGGATCATAACATCCAGAACCACCCCATCATCCTTGATGCGTTCATTGTAGGAACTCATGCGCTTGCATTCCACAAAAATTGGTTGGGACACAATTTTATGGAGTTCCTGAACCG
It encodes:
- a CDS encoding PhzF family phenazine biosynthesis protein — encoded protein: MGIKIIQIDAFTSEPFKGNPAAVCILDTPGDAAWMQNIAREMNLSETAFIVPKPNAFDLRWFTPTTEVDLCGHATLASAHALWEESVLQTDQPAHFNTRSGLLTAHRRGQWIELDFPANTVENIPPPEGLMAALGVNAKFTGWDGTDYLVEVASESMVCTLKPDLKALKAFPVRGVIVTSRSASEKYDFVSRFFAPGAGIDEDPVTGSAHCSLGPYWADQLGKQKLFGYQASTRGGFVRVSLNGDRALLEGQAVTIFRGELL
- the glnA gene encoding type I glutamate--ammonia ligase translates to MTPKEAVDLAKKNDARIVDMKFIDLLGTWQHFSVPISELEEHLFEEGLGFDGSSVRGWQAINASDMLVIPDSTTAVMDPFMEIPTISMLCNIVDPITKEKYTRDPRNIAQKAEAYLKSTGIGDTAYFGPEAEFFIFDDVRYDLASNHSFYQVDSEEGTWNTGSDDGPNLGHKPRHKEGYFPVSPVDTFQDMRSEMMLLMEDVGMGMECHHHEVATGGQNELAMKFSSLVKTADNLQWYKYIVKNVAKRHGKTATFMPKPLYGDNGSGMHVHQSVWKDGKPLFAGNGYAGFSELGLHYIGGILKHARAICAITGPTINSYKRLVPGFEAPVNLAYSSRNRSAACRIPMYSPSPKAKRVEVRFPDPSCNGYLAFAAMLMAGLDGIENKIDPGEPLDKDIYALGPEELAGMPTLPHSLDEALAALEEDHDFLLKGDVFTQDVIDQWIDYKREKEITPMRLRPHPLEFHLYYDC
- a CDS encoding P-II family nitrogen regulator yields the protein MKKVEAIIKPFKLDEVKDKLNEIGVKGITVSEVKGFGRQKGHTELYRGAEYVVDFLPKIKLEIIISDGQVEDVINTIMSAAQTGRIGDGKIFVTDLVDTIRIRTGERGEEAI
- a CDS encoding lysophospholipid acyltransferase family protein; protein product: MKKFLNNYLIPYLLFVIFRIWCLTLRLHHKNPEGEAYIRRLSGRFIITLWHGRIFYIFYHIRKIPDLYLLISPSQDGDILARLAQLMGYAVIRGSSFKKAVPSARSLIKVLRREGRIAIIADGSRGPRCKVQPGILQIAGMTETPVVPLTFSGKHKLVLNSWDRFILPLPFTRCAVNVGNPMHLTRQIVEDSLQEKQMELENGLNQLTLDCD
- the lpxB gene encoding lipid-A-disaccharide synthase produces the protein MPKKSLRILIVAGEASGDLHGSHLVEAIKSFHPKCRFFGVGGKKMRAEGVETFFDIERMGAIGAIEILGELPLYIKVYRTLAAEISSGKYDAAILIDYPTLNLMLAKLCERAKVPVFYFISPQIWAWRKGRIKQIRETVSRMFVVLPFEERMYLEAGVDAEFLGHPFADKVHPSMDTEDACAEFNLDSRQKIIGLLPGSRKNEIQSLLDVMLEAAEKIQNELGNCQFVLPIADSIDPEIIKRKLKGNPLNIRLVTGKTYDVMNCCDFLIIASGSATLEAGILGCPMVIIYKLNPVTYFLARILIDTEMIGLVNIVAGEKVVPELIQGQATAENIKQEAMALLKNPERLEAMRSRLLKIRESLGEPGVMNRVAESICQYLDEPSGHEKISQ
- the lpxI gene encoding UDP-2,3-diacylglucosamine diphosphatase LpxI (LpxI, functionally equivalent to LpxH, replaces it in LPS biosynthesis in a minority of bacteria.) yields the protein MNETQPSRIGLIAGAGEIPIYFARKASKNGVRIVSIGFTDEIHTRLAPFAEKSYSIGVGKTSKIFKTLKDENIREVMILGKVDKSVIFRLQMFDMRTLKFLKNLKNKEDKTLMLGVIEEMEKEGFQVLDQREFLREIFPPQGVLSRRQPSKSEIEDIEFGLPIAKKLADMEIGQTLIVCNKTVIAVEAIEGTDRAIERGCALARGNAVAIKVSRTDQDYRFDSPGVGPQTIEGLVKGGARVLALEAERVMLVDQARVVEMADQAGLSVVCV
- a CDS encoding Gfo/Idh/MocA family oxidoreductase yields the protein MGQVKAGVIGVGKMGEYHVGVLSEMSEVSLVGVADIDEGRARTVAKNYSCSYFSDYRDIFKEVDVVVIAVPTSLHYSVGKDFLNAGIHVLLEKPCSDNLDQARELFDIASRKKLTLHIGHIERFNGAVQELHKIVSQPIFVECKRMSSYNERIKDDGVVLDVMIHDIDIVLNLIKSKVVNIHVLGTSVFSRKDDLVSVQLGFENGCIANIVASRASQNKERTLSVTQKDSYVLLDYTDQEIYIHRQSSSEHKLSKGSLMYKQESLVERIFVHKENPLKLELQHFIDCAKNGSPRKVAVDNELYSLEIALNILSKYNQLGNTPGA